One region of Ananas comosus cultivar F153 linkage group 9, ASM154086v1, whole genome shotgun sequence genomic DNA includes:
- the LOC109714899 gene encoding LOW QUALITY PROTEIN: expansin-like A2 (The sequence of the model RefSeq protein was modified relative to this genomic sequence to represent the inferred CDS: inserted 4 bases in 2 codons; deleted 1 base in 1 codon), producing MSIPILSLSLSLSLLLSLSLACDRCIHQSKATSFSSSLPLSAGACGYGAMALGFNGGFVAAGSSAVHRGGVGCGACFQIRCKNAKXCEQWRVKVILTDLEDNRTDFVLSGGVFAAMARDGMAASLTSSXVVDVEYKRIPCEYKNKNLSIRVEEGSKYPNNLSIKFLYQGGQTDIVAVDVAEVGSSNWRFMSREYGPVWSTNRAPAGPVQLRMVVTGGYDGKWVWAEREVLPVHWAPGSVYDLGLQIADVAQEGCYPCDTREWK from the exons ATGTCCATCCccatcctctccctctccctctccttgtctctcctcctctctctctctttggctTGCGATCGATGCATCCACCAATCCAAAGCGACCTCGTTTTCCTCCTCCCTACCCCTCTCTg CCGGAGCTTGCGGGTACGGCGCCATGGCTTTGGGCTTCAATGGTGGGTTTGTCGCCGCGGGGAGCTCCGCGGTTCACCGGGGAGGTGTTGGATGCGGAGCTTGTTTTCAG ataagATGCAAGAACGCGAA GTGTGAACAATGGAGGGTGAAGGTGATCCTCACCGACCTCGAGGACAATCGCACGGATTTTGTGCTTAGCGGCGGTGTTTTCGCGGCC ATGGCCCGCGATGGGATGGCCGCCAGTTTAACAAGCTC GGTAGTAGATGTCGAGTACAAGCG GATACCGTGCGAGTACAAGAACAAGAACCTGTCTATTCGGGTGGAGGAGGGTAGTAAATATCCCAACAACTTATCCATCAAATTCCTTTACCAAGGGGGTCAAACTGATATTGTTGCCGTAGACGTCGCTGAG GTGGGTTCATCTAATTGGCGGTTCATGAGCCGGGAGTACGGACCGGTCTGGAGCACGAACCGGGCCCCGGCCGGTCCGGTCCAGCTCCGGATGGTGGTGACGGGGGGCTACGACGGGAAGTGGGTGTGGGCCGAGCGAGAGGTGCTCCCGGTCCACTGGGCCCCCGGCTCGGTCTACGACTTGGGCCTCCAAATTGCTGACGTGGCACAGGAGGGGTGCTACCCCTGCGACACGCGAGAGTGGAAATAG